One segment of Sesamum indicum cultivar Zhongzhi No. 13 linkage group LG4, S_indicum_v1.0, whole genome shotgun sequence DNA contains the following:
- the LOC105160722 gene encoding transcription factor bHLH118-like — protein sequence MFTLQPGDELVFGTPSISEHDHKLFPDNLITGHACIETNIINFSSSSSNNNNEQRDLPRFRPRQGQSRSRDEYNIRRILHRNIERRRRQEMSNLYTSLRSLLPLDHVKGRRSVCDHMQEAVNYIQHMQKNVQELRSHRDKLKKLPNLSSTKAAAVSNGGDNLPNCSVTVEVIRDGVEILISSSMKNSEFRLSRVLAELLERQLNVVTCVSTNAKEGFLHKIQAEASDMTKLDPLLLQERLTKAIIS from the exons ATGTTCACTTTACAACCAGGAGATGAGCTGGTGTTTGGAACCCCTTCAATTTCCGAACATGATCATAAATTATTCCCGGATAATCTTATCACGGGTCATGCTTGTATCGaaactaatattattaatttcagcagcagcagcagcaacaacaacaacgaGCAACGGGACCTACCGCGATTTAGGCCTCGTCAAGGACAAAGCAGGAGCAGGGATGAATACAATATCAGGAGGATTTTGCATAGAAATATTGAGCGCAGAAGGAGGCAAGAAATGTCGAATCTTTACACTTCTCTTCGATCCCTTCTACCTCTGGACCATGTCAAG GGGAGACGCTCGGTCTGCGATCACATGCAGGAAGCTGTGAATTACATTCAGCACATGCAGAAGAATGTTCAAGAATTGAGAAGTCACAGAGACAAGTTGAAGAAATTGCCGAATTTATCAAGCACAAAAGCTGCAGCAGTTTCAAATGGTGGTGATAATTTGCCTAACTGTAGTGTTACGGTGGAGGTGATCCGCGATGGGGTGGAGATCCTAATCAGCAGTAGCATGAAAAATTCTGAGTTCAGGCTCTCACGAGTTCTTGCAGAATTGTTGGAAAGACAGCTTAATGTGGTAACCTGTGTTTCCACCAACGCAAAGGAAGGGTTTCTCCATAAAATCCAGGCAGAG GCCAGCGATATGACAAAACTTGATCCATTGCTGCTGCAAGAAAGACTGACAAAAGCCATTATAAGTTAA
- the LOC105160540 gene encoding transcription factor bHLH36-like, which translates to MFPLQSNLIVFEDVPLFLDQDKILEDLLADCAVLEGNENTADQGVKKRQRKASSAAGIQENKDESSNETKKIMHRDVERQRRQEMSGLYASIRSLLPLEYVKGKRAISDHLDQAVNYIKHMQKKLEEMKMRRDKLKNLSNSSAPNVDAEDRGSSTTTSSNCLKVKLCWDGVEILICSSLDEGDFPLSKVLADLLGRGLDVISCISTRVDGQSLHKIQLQVNDPTSIDLSKLQDRLSDVIEQAQSARGRSRYQESSN; encoded by the exons ATGTTTCCTTTACAAAGTAACTTGATAGTGTTTGAGGATGTCCCtttatttcttgatcaagATAAAATCCTGGAAGATCTGCTTGCAGATTGTGCTGTTCTTGAGGGCAATGAAAATACTGCTGATCAGGGTGTGAAAAAGAGGCAAAGAAAAGCATCGTCTGCAGCTGGAATTCAAGAGAACAAGGATGAGAGTAGCAACGAGACCAAGAAAATTATGCATAGAGATGTAGAAAGGCAGAGAAGGCAAGAAATGTCGGGTCTGTACGCGTCGATTCGAtcccttcttcctcttgaATATGTCAAg GGAAAGCGCGCTATCTCCGATCACTTGGACCAGGCGGTGAATTACATAAAACATATGCAAAAGAAACTCGAAGAAATGAAGATGAGGAGAGACAAGTTGAAGAACCTGTCTAATTCATCAGCCCCTAATGTTGATGCTGAGGATCGGGGCTCAAGTACAACTACTTCGTCAAATTGTCTGAAGGTGAAACTTTGCTGGGACGGAGTGGAGATCTTAATCTGCAGTAGCCTGGATGAGGGAGATTTCCCCCTTTCAAAAGTTCTTGCAGATTTACTCGGAAGAGGGCTCGATGTAATTAGCTGTATTTCTACCCGAGTCGATGGACAGTCCCTCCACAAAATTCAACTTCAG GTGAATGATCCGACAAGCATTGATCTGTCCAAGCTTCAAGACAGACTGTCTGATGTGATCGAGCAAGCTCAATCAGCAAGAGGAAGATCAAGATACCAGGAAAGCTCGAACTGA